Part of the Solwaraspora sp. WMMA2065 genome is shown below.
CGGGGCGCGTCGAACAACCCGTTCGCCGGCGTCGAACACGTCGACGAACTGCCGTTCGGCACCCCCGATCCGCAGATCACGGCGCGGATCGACGGCACCGCCCACTACCAGGCGAAGCAGGCCGCCATGCGGGCGCACGCCAGCCAGATCCCGGACGACTCGTGGCTGTACGCGCTCGCCGGCAACGTGGGCGGCGAGTTCATGGGCTACGAGTACTTCGTCCTCGGCGCCGGCCGGCAGGGTCCGGGCGACGGCCCGTGCGGCTGGGAGACCGACCTGTTCGCCGGGCTGCCGGCCGCCGAGGTGCCGCTGCCGTGACCTCGCCCGGTGTCTCCGGCCAGGTGTCGGCGGTAGAGCCGACGCCGCCGGTGGCGTCGGCTCCGGCCCCTACCGGCCTGCGTGAGCTGGTGGATGTGGGGCTGCGGACGGTCGGCGGGGTGGTCGCGGTGGTCGCGGCGCTGCTGTCCGCGGTTCTGGAGCTGCTGCTGGCCACGGTACGGGTCGGCGGGCACCTGGTCGGAGTGTCGGTGCTGCTGGCGATCGCCGGCAACGTGCTGGTGAGCTGGTTCGCGATCCGCGCGGTGGGTGCCCGGTGGGCGATGACGTTGCCGGCGGCGGCCTGGTTCGCGGTGATGGTGCTGGCCGCTGGCGGCACCACCGAGGGAGACATTCTGCTGGCCGGCGACAACTGGGTGGGCTTCGCGGTGATCTTCACCGGGGCGATCGCCTTCGCCGTACTCGCGTTCCGGATGATCCTGGCCCAGCCGGCCCGCCGCAGCGACGGAGGCTGACGCGACCGGGTGTCGGCTCCTACAATCCTCGGTACGAAAATTGTGGTCCGGAGGACACACCCGCGCGGTCCGGCGTGCCGTGGACGCGGTGCGGGTCTGGGTGCGGGAGGTAAAGATGAGGCAGCGCTGGCTGCCGGTCGGCGTACTCGCCGGGGTGCTGTTCGCGGTCAATGTGGTGGCCCGGCTGGTGGTCCGCTTCGGGTTCGACACCGACGCGCAGACGCAGGACCGGCTCTCGTTCGTGATGTTCGTGGTGATCGGCGTCGTGCTCGGCACGGTGGCCTTCGTCTGGGGGCGGGACCGGCCGGTCGAGCGGTGGAGCGGTGACGTCGCGGCAGCGATTCTGGCGGCGCTGGTGCTGACCGTCTTCGTCGGGCCGTTCGTCAGCGGCGACCATCCGTTCTCGGCCGGGGCGGGCGCGTTCTTCTCCCAGGTGTGGCTGTACGGCGGCTTCTCCATCGGTGGGGTGCTGCTCGGTTATCTGGTGCTGATCACACTGGGCTGGGACCACCGGTCCAAGTCGCTGGAACGGTACGCCGAGACCAAGCTCAACAAGCCCCGTCGGGTGGTCCGTCGCTGACCGCCGGCTGCCACGGCAGATACACGTGGTGGGTGGTGAAGCCGAGCCGGGCGTACAGGGCGGTCGCCGGGTTGTGCTGTTCGACCTGGAGAAACGCGGCCGGCACGGCCAGTTCGTCGACGGCCCACCGGCCGACGGCCCGCAGCACCCGGGTGGCGTGCCCGCGCCGCCGGGCCGCCGGCTGCACCTCCAGCAGCGCGATCTGACACCACCGGTGGTCGGCGTCGACAGCGCCCCGGGCGATGGCGACGAGCCGGCCGTCGACGTACAGGTGGGCGAAGCGCACCTGCGGTGCGTCGGTGAGCAGCCGGTGGGCGGCGGCCGGCAGCGGGTCACCGGCCGATTTGCGGGCCGAGACCAGGGCGAGCCACTCCGGCGACGGCGCGCGGTCCAGCCGTACCGTCGCCGCGTCGCCGGGTGGATCGTCGGCACCGTCGGCCAGCAGGTCGGCCAGCAGCACGGTCTGCACCAGCACCAGCGGTCCGCTGCGCCAACCCCGACCGGCGAGTTCGCTGGCGACCTCGGCGGCGGCCGGCAACGGCACGTTGACCTGTGCCGGCAGGCCACGCTCGGCGTACCAGGCGGTGACCGCGTCCACCGCCGCCGGCAGGGGGCTGCCGGGGTCGCCGAGCGGCAGCGCGGAGTTCGCCCGGCCGGTCCAGCCGTCGGCGGCGCGCAGCAGCCAGTCGCCGAGCCGCTGCTGTACCGGCGCCGCCCAGGTCTGGTTCGCGGCCCGTTCCAGCTCGGCGACGGCAGCGGATTCGCGGTCCGCCGCCCGACGGGCCGCCGGACTGGCGGTCGGCGGCACCAGCTTGCTGCGGTGCACGTCGGCGAGT
Proteins encoded:
- a CDS encoding GNAT family N-acetyltransferase, whose translation is MLRPQDVGHRVVVRKIIGVGGDRPLYTDLLGLLAELTETELTVLTRNGPRRVALADVHRSKLVPPTASPAARRAADRESAAVAELERAANQTWAAPVQQRLGDWLLRAADGWTGRANSALPLGDPGSPLPAAVDAVTAWYAERGLPAQVNVPLPAAAEVASELAGRGWRSGPLVLVQTVLLADLLADGADDPPGDAATVRLDRAPSPEWLALVSARKSAGDPLPAAAHRLLTDAPQVRFAHLYVDGRLVAIARGAVDADHRWCQIALLEVQPAARRRGHATRVLRAVGRWAVDELAVPAAFLQVEQHNPATALYARLGFTTHHVYLPWQPAVSDGPPDGAC